The sequence CTGGGCCGACGAGCAGACGGCCCGGCCGCTGCGGGCGTCGGTGTGGCTGGTGCTCACCACCGTGATCATGATCGCGGCCGAGCTGTACGACCGGGCCCGCAGCCGGCGGGAGGCGCCGGTCCCGGCGGCGAGCCCGGGGACCCGGGCCGAGCGGTTCGGGCGGGCCGGGGCGGCGCCCGCCCCGGCGCCCGAGGACGCCGAGGAGGAGCTGAAGCGGCTGCCGGTGGCCAAGGCGGCCGGCATCGGCCTGGCCCAGGCCCTCGCCCTGGTCCCCGGGACCAGCCGCTCCGGGGTGACGATCTCGGCCGGGCTGTTCCAGGGCGTGTCCAGGGGCACGGCGGCCCGCTTCTCGTTCCTGCTGTCGATCCCGGCCATCCTCGGCGCCGGCATCCTCAAGCTGGACGAGCTGTCGGGCGCCACCGAGACCCCGGCCGAGCTGGTCGCCGGCACCGTCGCCGCCGCCGTCTCGGGGTTCGTGGCCGTGTCGTTCCTGCTCCGCCTGCTGCGGACCCGGACCCTGTGGCCGTTCATCTGGTACCGGCTGATCGCCGGCGGGCTGTTCGTGCTGCTGCTGGCCACCGTCCGGTCGTAAATCCGGCGACCGGACCGGGAGGCCCGGGTAGGCTCTTGGCCATGGTCATGGTCCGACCGGCCACGGTCGCGGACGCGCCGGCCATGGGCCGGCTGCACGTCCGCGCCTGGCAGGCCGCCTACCGCGGCCACATGCCCGGCGACTACCTCGACGGCCTCCGCGCCTCCGAGCGCGCCGCCGGCTGGGAGCGCGTGCTGCGCTTGGAGCGGGACCGGGGCGCCGTCCTGGTGGCCGAGCAGGCCGGCGAGGTGACCGGGTTCGCCAACGTCGGCCCGGCCGAGGACCCTGCGGACGCGGGCGAGCTGTACGCCATCAACGTCGACCCCGCCCACTGGGGGACGGGCGCCGGCCGGGCCCTGCTCCTGGCCGCCCAGGCCAAGCTGGCCAGGCTGGGCAATGACGAGACGGTGCTGTGGGTCCTGCCCGCCAATGCCCGCGCCCGCCGCTTCTACGAGATCGCCGGCTGGGTCGCCGACGGCAGCGAGCGGACCATGGAGGTGCTCGGCGTCGTCGTTCCCGAGGTGCGCTACCGGAGGCGCTCGACCAGCGAGGAGAGCTCGTCGGCGACGCCGCCCGGCACCGAGTAGCCGGTCTCGTCGCGGATCTCGGCGAAGTGGTCGCGCACGTCCTCCAGGGTGAGGGCCGGGTTGGCGTAGCCAGGGGTGAGGCCGACGAAGAAGCGGGCGACCCGCCCGCCCCCGGCCGAGTAGATCTCGCCCGTCACCGGGCAGTCCTCGGAGACCAGCCAGGCGGCCACGGGCGCGACCAGGCCCGGGTC comes from Actinomycetota bacterium and encodes:
- a CDS encoding undecaprenyl-diphosphate phosphatase, translated to WADEQTARPLRASVWLVLTTVIMIAAELYDRARSRREAPVPAASPGTRAERFGRAGAAPAPAPEDAEEELKRLPVAKAAGIGLAQALALVPGTSRSGVTISAGLFQGVSRGTAARFSFLLSIPAILGAGILKLDELSGATETPAELVAGTVAAAVSGFVAVSFLLRLLRTRTLWPFIWYRLIAGGLFVLLLATVRS
- a CDS encoding GNAT family N-acetyltransferase; amino-acid sequence: MVMVRPATVADAPAMGRLHVRAWQAAYRGHMPGDYLDGLRASERAAGWERVLRLERDRGAVLVAEQAGEVTGFANVGPAEDPADAGELYAINVDPAHWGTGAGRALLLAAQAKLARLGNDETVLWVLPANARARRFYEIAGWVADGSERTMEVLGVVVPEVRYRRRSTSEESSSATPPGTE